In Acaryochloris marina S15, a single genomic region encodes these proteins:
- a CDS encoding site-2 protease family protein, with protein MQQGSNANRQIGVVFGIPLYVDPSWFLILALVTFANGVSWQQLYPNWLAGTAWVVGFVMALLLFVSVLLHELGHSLVARSQGIKVNSITLFLFGGIASIDEEAKTPGHAFQVAIAGPAVSISIFLFLSLCGEFAAAESPARVLLQSLAEINLVLALFNLIPGLPLDGGQILKALVWKVTGNRLQGVRWAARAGQAFGWLAVIVGLAFTFLLGQISGVWVTMLGWFGLRNAYNYEQFSQLQEALIQLQAQDAMTRDFRVVDAEKPLSQLTDHYLLDTMRRSAYFAASEGRYRGIVDIDGLNTIERSQWDVQPIQSVVRSFQQIPTVRQNTPITAVIELLETEQLPLITVLSPADAVAGVIDRGDTVKALAKKLNLPISDEDIRRIKDEGSYPSTLQLPAIARSVMGDVMVAEPTPETSSH; from the coding sequence ATGCAGCAAGGTTCAAATGCAAACAGGCAGATAGGGGTGGTTTTTGGTATTCCTCTCTATGTTGACCCATCCTGGTTTTTGATTCTGGCATTAGTCACGTTTGCCAATGGGGTGTCCTGGCAACAGCTCTATCCCAATTGGCTAGCTGGAACAGCTTGGGTGGTGGGCTTTGTCATGGCTTTACTGCTGTTTGTCTCTGTGTTGCTCCATGAACTTGGCCATAGCTTAGTGGCGAGATCCCAAGGGATAAAGGTTAATTCCATTACCCTCTTTTTGTTTGGCGGTATTGCCTCCATTGATGAAGAGGCCAAGACTCCAGGCCATGCGTTTCAAGTTGCGATCGCAGGTCCTGCCGTTAGCATCAGCATTTTCCTATTTCTCAGTCTCTGCGGAGAGTTTGCCGCAGCTGAAAGTCCTGCTCGGGTTTTGTTGCAAAGCTTGGCAGAAATTAATCTGGTCCTAGCCCTATTCAACTTGATCCCTGGATTGCCTTTAGACGGTGGCCAAATTCTCAAAGCATTAGTTTGGAAAGTGACTGGCAATCGACTCCAGGGAGTGCGATGGGCTGCTCGTGCGGGTCAGGCATTTGGTTGGCTTGCCGTGATTGTAGGCCTCGCGTTTACCTTCCTACTAGGACAGATCAGTGGCGTGTGGGTGACAATGCTGGGATGGTTTGGTCTCCGCAATGCCTATAACTATGAGCAGTTTTCCCAGCTCCAAGAAGCATTAATCCAGCTCCAAGCCCAAGATGCAATGACCCGGGACTTTCGGGTGGTAGATGCTGAAAAACCTTTGAGTCAGCTTACTGATCATTACCTTCTAGATACGATGCGCCGTTCCGCCTATTTCGCGGCATCGGAAGGCCGGTATCGCGGCATAGTAGATATTGATGGCCTCAACACCATCGAGCGTAGCCAATGGGACGTACAACCGATCCAATCTGTTGTGCGGTCCTTTCAGCAAATCCCTACAGTGCGTCAGAATACGCCGATCACAGCAGTGATTGAACTCCTAGAAACGGAGCAGCTACCTTTGATCACTGTCTTATCCCCAGCAGATGCCGTTGCCGGTGTTATTGACCGAGGAGATACGGTTAAAGCGCTGGCGAAAAAGCTCAACCTGCCCATCTCGGATGAAGATATTCGCCGGATCAAAGATGAAGGCAGTTACCCCTCCACCCTCCAGCTCCCTGCTATTGCTCGATCCGTTATGGGGGACGTGATGGTTGCTGAACCTACTCCAGAAACCAGTTCACATTAA
- a CDS encoding lipoate--protein ligase family protein, with product MDWRLIPYLNTDGITQMAIDQWLFDQCHHNNHPPTLRFYTWTPAAISLGRNQLTWPQHWQDLTWQGSPIDLVRRPTGGRAVLHEGDLTYGLTLLHPHRNRRQAYEDLCQFLIQGWRELGINLHFGEPRRNYAQKASCFATATNADLVLDNGCKLIGSAQAWQGQTVLQHGSMRLNPSPTLAEQVFGESTNLPEKDTTLLQQPEEAIISALIEAAKTCFEATFTCEPLSPKELAAIKQVKATPIENHIAGN from the coding sequence TTGGATTGGCGATTAATTCCTTACCTCAATACTGATGGCATAACCCAGATGGCCATTGATCAATGGTTATTTGATCAATGCCATCACAACAACCATCCACCCACATTGCGGTTTTATACCTGGACGCCTGCTGCAATTTCTTTGGGTCGCAATCAGCTGACTTGGCCTCAACATTGGCAAGACCTAACTTGGCAGGGTAGTCCAATCGATTTGGTGCGTCGCCCGACTGGTGGTCGGGCGGTTTTGCATGAAGGGGATCTGACTTATGGGCTCACACTTCTGCATCCTCACCGCAATCGCCGCCAAGCCTATGAAGATCTCTGTCAATTTTTAATTCAGGGTTGGCGAGAACTAGGGATCAACCTGCACTTTGGCGAACCCCGCCGGAACTATGCTCAAAAAGCAAGCTGTTTCGCGACCGCCACCAATGCCGATTTAGTTCTAGACAATGGGTGCAAACTGATTGGCAGTGCCCAAGCTTGGCAAGGCCAAACGGTCTTGCAACATGGTTCCATGCGACTCAATCCGAGCCCAACGCTGGCCGAACAAGTATTTGGAGAATCTACAAATCTTCCAGAAAAAGACACGACTCTTCTCCAGCAACCGGAGGAAGCAATTATCTCTGCTTTGATTGAAGCAGCAAAGACCTGCTTTGAAGCCACATTTACTTGTGAACCGCTATCTCCAAAAGAGCTGGCAGCCATTAAACAAGTAAAGGCAACGCCAATCGAAAATCATATAGCTGGAAATTAA
- a CDS encoding YbjN domain-containing protein has protein sequence MSYKTETNPDMSNEDETLNYTDIIETVISSLDQHNNVLVNSSEDGHIWKFKYGSVDVFIQLTGSSEDDSFTVWSPVLQLPVQNETHLMRKLLELNWLSTFEAHFSMFSQQVVAVTSRSVADLSPGEISHLITLVATIADDHDDELQAEFPAAAA, from the coding sequence ATGAGCTATAAAACTGAAACTAATCCTGATATGTCAAACGAAGACGAAACCCTTAACTATACGGACATTATCGAAACGGTTATTTCTAGCCTGGACCAGCACAATAACGTTTTGGTGAATTCTTCCGAAGACGGACACATTTGGAAGTTCAAGTACGGATCAGTGGATGTATTCATTCAATTGACAGGCAGCTCAGAAGATGACTCGTTTACGGTGTGGTCACCGGTATTGCAACTCCCTGTACAAAATGAGACTCACCTCATGCGGAAATTGCTGGAACTGAACTGGTTGAGCACGTTTGAGGCTCACTTTAGTATGTTTAGTCAGCAGGTTGTTGCTGTTACCAGTCGTTCAGTGGCTGATTTGTCTCCTGGGGAAATTTCTCATCTCATTACTTTGGTGGCTACCATTGCCGATGACCATGATGACGAATTGCAGGCCGAATTCCCTGCCGCTGCAGCCTAA
- the hpnH gene encoding adenosyl-hopene transferase HpnH yields MSISLKEAVEVGTYLVTQRMKGRKRFPLVLMLEPLFRCNLACSGCGKIQHPPEILRQHLSPQECFDAVEECGVPIVSIPGGEPLLHPQIEEIVAGLVARRKFVYLCSNAILLEKNLHKFKPSPYLTFSIHLDGLKEQHDHCVDREGVFDVAVAAIKAAKAKGFRVTTNTTVFDGVDPNDMHEFFDFVSSLGVDGMMISPGYSYEWAPDQDSFLKREQTKALFRQVLAPFRSGQKKWNFNHNPLFLDFLTGEKDYECTPWGSPSYSVLGWQKPCYLLNEGHYKSFQELLDNTNWDQYGRASGNPKCQDCMVHCGFEPTAAVDALQPNNMGRAVAGLFG; encoded by the coding sequence ATGTCGATTAGTCTGAAAGAGGCCGTTGAGGTTGGAACCTATCTCGTTACCCAACGGATGAAAGGTCGGAAACGATTTCCATTGGTTCTAATGCTGGAGCCCTTATTTCGCTGTAATTTAGCCTGCTCTGGCTGTGGCAAAATTCAACATCCACCCGAGATCCTACGCCAGCATCTTTCCCCGCAAGAATGCTTTGATGCAGTGGAAGAATGCGGCGTCCCTATCGTCTCTATTCCTGGCGGTGAACCCCTACTCCATCCCCAAATCGAAGAAATCGTGGCGGGATTAGTCGCACGCCGTAAATTTGTTTATCTTTGCAGCAACGCGATATTGCTGGAGAAAAATCTCCATAAGTTTAAGCCCTCTCCCTACTTGACCTTCAGCATTCATTTGGATGGGTTAAAGGAGCAGCATGACCACTGTGTAGATCGTGAGGGAGTTTTTGACGTGGCGGTAGCTGCAATTAAAGCGGCTAAGGCTAAAGGATTTCGGGTCACCACTAATACAACCGTTTTTGATGGTGTAGATCCCAATGACATGCATGAGTTTTTTGATTTCGTCAGTTCCCTCGGTGTTGATGGAATGATGATTTCGCCGGGCTACAGTTATGAGTGGGCCCCGGATCAAGATAGTTTCTTGAAACGTGAGCAAACTAAAGCTTTGTTCCGTCAAGTACTTGCTCCATTTCGCTCAGGCCAGAAAAAGTGGAACTTTAATCACAATCCCTTGTTCCTCGACTTTCTGACGGGAGAAAAGGATTATGAATGTACGCCTTGGGGCAGCCCTAGCTATAGTGTTCTCGGTTGGCAAAAACCTTGCTACCTGTTGAATGAAGGACACTATAAGTCCTTCCAAGAGTTGTTAGACAATACGAACTGGGATCAATATGGCCGGGCTAGCGGTAATCCCAAGTGTCAAGATTGTATGGTGCATTGTGGGTTTGAGCCCACTGCTGCTGTAGATGCGCTTCAACCCAATAATATGGGTCGAGCTGTTGCGGGTTTGTTTGGATAA
- the grxC gene encoding glutaredoxin 3, whose product MTAQVEIYTWAACPFCIQAKQLLDSKNIKFTEYGIDGDEMARSEMAERSFGRRSVPQIFIDDEHIGGCDDLYELEGQGKLDPLLQT is encoded by the coding sequence ATGACTGCACAAGTAGAAATTTATACTTGGGCCGCTTGCCCATTTTGTATTCAAGCCAAACAGCTACTCGATAGTAAAAACATCAAATTTACCGAATATGGCATTGATGGGGATGAGATGGCTCGCTCTGAAATGGCTGAACGGTCCTTTGGACGGCGTTCTGTTCCGCAAATCTTTATCGATGATGAACATATTGGTGGGTGCGATGACCTTTATGAGTTAGAGGGACAAGGTAAACTGGATCCGCTGTTGCAAACGTAG
- the gshB gene encoding glutathione synthase, with product MKLAFIIDPISALDPGHDTSVALMESAQAAGYEVWITQFDQLSVLDGQAWATLTPVSLKPVELVDGLWVATKDWFKLGDSQFQPLANMDAVWMRKDPPVTVSYLYTTYLLDYVDPQQTLLINHPRGLRAANEKMYALQFRDAIPETIVSQDKSVILQFVQDKGMAVLKPLGGKAGEGILLLQAEDRNLNSLIEISTHRGQEPVMVQIYLPEAQQGDKRVILLDGDPIGAVNRVPRGQEFRGNMATGGRVVKAQITDREKAICNQLAPVLKRDGLMFVGIDIIGGYLTEVNVTSPTGIREIDRLDNTSLGEKVMNWLVTAKQGLL from the coding sequence GTGAAGCTAGCATTTATCATTGATCCCATTTCTGCCTTAGATCCTGGACACGACACGAGTGTTGCCTTGATGGAATCTGCACAAGCCGCTGGCTATGAAGTGTGGATAACTCAATTTGATCAGCTCAGCGTTTTAGATGGACAGGCTTGGGCAACCCTGACGCCTGTATCTCTAAAGCCTGTGGAGCTAGTCGATGGATTGTGGGTAGCGACCAAGGATTGGTTCAAATTGGGCGATTCTCAATTTCAACCTTTGGCTAATATGGATGCCGTGTGGATGCGAAAAGATCCTCCGGTGACTGTTTCGTATTTGTACACCACTTATCTCCTGGACTATGTTGATCCTCAACAAACCCTTTTAATTAACCATCCGCGAGGACTTAGAGCCGCAAATGAAAAGATGTATGCTCTACAGTTTCGGGATGCGATTCCTGAAACAATAGTGAGTCAAGATAAGAGCGTTATCTTGCAGTTTGTTCAGGATAAAGGCATGGCTGTTCTGAAACCTTTGGGGGGGAAAGCTGGAGAAGGGATCCTGTTGTTACAGGCAGAAGATCGCAATCTCAATTCCCTGATTGAGATCAGTACTCATCGGGGACAAGAGCCAGTGATGGTTCAAATTTATTTGCCCGAAGCCCAGCAGGGCGATAAGCGCGTTATTTTGCTTGATGGGGACCCCATTGGTGCTGTGAACCGCGTCCCTAGAGGGCAGGAGTTCAGGGGCAATATGGCAACAGGGGGACGAGTGGTTAAAGCTCAAATCACGGATCGGGAAAAAGCGATTTGCAATCAACTGGCCCCAGTTCTCAAGCGGGACGGTTTGATGTTTGTCGGGATCGATATTATTGGTGGTTACTTAACGGAAGTGAATGTAACGAGTCCGACTGGGATTCGGGAAATTGATCGCTTAGATAATACGTCTCTAGGCGAAAAGGTCATGAATTGGTTGGTTACTGCTAAACAAGGTCTCTTATAA
- the galE gene encoding UDP-glucose 4-epimerase GalE has translation MNKPTVLVTGGAGYIGSHTVLALQQAGYSVVVLDNLVYGHRDIVESVLQVELICGDICDRNLLDQVFAQHDIAAVIHFAAYAYVGESVEDPAKYYRNNVLGTLTLLEAMLAAKVTNFVFSSTCASYGHPNQIPIPEEHPQDPINPYGMTKFMVEKILTDFDQAYGLRSVRFRYFNAAGADPDGRLGEDHNPETHLIPLVLMTALGKRKNITIFGTDYKTSDGTCVRDYIHVTDLAQAHVQGLEYLLAGGETSVFNLGNGDGFSVREVIDMAKKVTGLPIPVVEGYRRAGDPALLIGSAAKARKILNWQPQYADLEKIITHAWRWHQKRHT, from the coding sequence ATGAACAAACCCACTGTGTTGGTAACTGGCGGTGCCGGTTACATTGGTTCTCACACCGTTCTGGCGCTGCAACAAGCGGGCTACTCTGTAGTGGTGTTAGACAATCTAGTTTATGGTCACCGCGATATTGTTGAGTCGGTATTGCAAGTTGAGCTTATTTGTGGCGATATTTGCGATCGCAACCTCCTAGACCAAGTTTTCGCCCAACATGACATTGCCGCGGTCATTCATTTTGCCGCCTATGCCTATGTCGGAGAATCCGTCGAAGATCCAGCTAAGTACTACCGAAATAACGTCTTGGGCACCTTGACGCTGTTAGAAGCAATGCTTGCAGCTAAGGTGACTAACTTTGTCTTTTCTTCCACCTGTGCTTCCTACGGCCATCCCAATCAAATTCCCATTCCCGAAGAGCATCCGCAAGATCCCATTAACCCCTATGGGATGACTAAGTTCATGGTGGAGAAGATTCTCACTGACTTTGATCAAGCCTACGGACTCAGATCGGTGCGGTTTCGGTACTTCAATGCTGCAGGGGCCGATCCAGACGGTCGCCTAGGGGAAGATCACAATCCGGAGACCCATTTAATTCCCCTGGTTTTGATGACAGCCCTCGGCAAACGGAAAAACATCACCATTTTTGGCACCGACTATAAAACTTCAGACGGGACCTGTGTTCGTGACTATATTCATGTCACCGATCTGGCCCAAGCCCACGTACAGGGCTTGGAGTATCTGTTAGCAGGTGGAGAAACTAGCGTCTTTAACCTAGGTAATGGCGATGGTTTCTCCGTGCGGGAAGTCATTGATATGGCCAAAAAAGTCACCGGATTGCCCATTCCAGTGGTAGAAGGCTATCGACGAGCAGGCGACCCTGCCCTGTTAATTGGTAGTGCTGCCAAGGCGCGCAAAATTTTAAACTGGCAACCCCAATATGCCGATCTAGAAAAGATCATCACCCATGCTTGGCGATGGCATCAAAAGCGGCATACCTAA
- a CDS encoding DUF3370 domain-containing protein, with amino-acid sequence MLSLLSALLVAQSSAPAQPEIVVQPQEVRALPGQLDSVMVFNSNSPEVVQTEGILLSTFPATDKAVPTAHLDQHLQGRFDVFAHHIAKATAPDDLKTLYMGVLLHNPGQTPVTVNVLQAASYLSQPDAPFVPLDTYLPNPNGAVYAGPGDRATDDVLRGKRQDRWPAQIIIPAGESRMLLNLPIPVKELDPPINGRSTLARLHSTGKVYAASLAMFAPTSTGGEERKPTLAEWEKLLQEGKLSGPRDKTPTPPGQPGKLIYSRVSGVAKGSIWRAQITDPDSKGYTLKIPKVGEAYSYVLSSVDRGTFGTQQIQSAPMIVRYPDTAYAAHGNYGIQYSLNLPLHNSSDQAQKVAITFQTPIKNDQREGNLQFFEPPAKQVFFRGTVRARYQDDQGRPQTRYVHFVQHRGETAQALVNLEIAPQDIRLVQVDFLYPPDSTPPQVLTVQTQE; translated from the coding sequence ATGTTGTCCCTGCTCTCTGCTCTACTCGTTGCTCAATCTTCTGCACCTGCCCAACCTGAGATTGTCGTCCAGCCCCAAGAAGTTAGAGCACTACCAGGCCAACTTGATTCTGTGATGGTGTTTAACAGTAATAGTCCTGAAGTTGTCCAAACTGAAGGAATCTTACTATCTACGTTTCCGGCTACAGATAAAGCAGTCCCGACCGCACATCTCGATCAGCACTTACAGGGACGATTCGATGTGTTTGCTCACCATATTGCGAAAGCAACGGCCCCGGATGACTTAAAGACTCTATATATGGGAGTGCTCTTACACAATCCAGGCCAAACTCCTGTCACAGTGAATGTACTCCAGGCAGCGAGTTACTTAAGTCAGCCTGACGCTCCATTTGTCCCTTTAGATACCTATTTGCCTAATCCTAACGGAGCCGTTTATGCGGGTCCAGGGGACCGAGCCACGGATGATGTCTTAAGGGGTAAGAGACAAGACCGTTGGCCCGCTCAAATCATCATTCCAGCAGGTGAAAGTCGAATGCTGTTAAATCTCCCTATCCCCGTTAAGGAATTAGACCCACCCATCAATGGTCGGTCTACGCTAGCAAGGTTACACAGTACAGGGAAAGTTTATGCGGCCAGTCTGGCGATGTTTGCCCCAACCAGTACAGGAGGGGAAGAACGCAAACCCACGCTGGCCGAATGGGAAAAGCTACTACAGGAGGGCAAATTGTCTGGTCCGAGAGACAAAACCCCTACCCCACCGGGACAACCCGGAAAACTGATCTATAGCCGAGTTTCTGGAGTCGCAAAAGGCTCTATCTGGAGGGCTCAAATTACCGATCCTGACTCTAAAGGCTATACCCTTAAAATTCCGAAGGTAGGTGAAGCTTATTCCTATGTCTTGAGTAGTGTTGATCGAGGTACCTTTGGGACTCAACAAATTCAAAGTGCACCGATGATCGTTCGCTATCCAGATACGGCTTATGCCGCCCATGGCAATTATGGGATTCAATATAGTCTGAATCTACCGCTCCACAATTCCAGCGACCAAGCGCAGAAAGTTGCCATTACCTTCCAAACCCCGATCAAGAATGATCAGAGGGAGGGAAATCTCCAATTCTTTGAGCCGCCTGCTAAGCAGGTATTCTTTCGAGGAACGGTACGAGCCCGTTATCAAGATGATCAGGGGCGTCCCCAGACTCGCTATGTGCATTTTGTGCAGCATCGAGGGGAAACAGCCCAAGCTTTGGTGAATCTGGAAATTGCTCCCCAAGATATTCGCCTGGTTCAGGTTGATTTCCTCTATCCACCTGATTCCACTCCGCCTCAAGTATTAACGGTGCAGACGCAAGAATAG